The following are encoded together in the Euwallacea fornicatus isolate EFF26 chromosome 29, ASM4011564v1, whole genome shotgun sequence genome:
- the LOC136347564 gene encoding uncharacterized protein isoform X5 — MADTVKKSRIVSDEEKDLEEALLEEFNIRLKNCMSQDDLQKEEEPPGIDDTYENLPRISSPQKQITATQNFLQNEVQENYYDEPKALLRHNGLNEEQIYECIPEKTDNLDQNYVPMVENKTVDLSAPQEYEQMDVGKETASNLYESVEMRPDEMKKETPKLNLPTTCLTDYSEEKSPEKCSAKDRMFLSCDETSTLLFTQTVTSPMLTPSEENIDFLKGFQRNNTVSDESNITPPKEEKPQDNPMAECHNSEENFYENTEFYKNTTPENMYENLMVETDNVAEPDEGVYEHLEISTKESIYENINEGSNKNEPTKSLDDTDDGSLEEFIRNEKEVSDSFKANNEAKTEEVSNRTITNEANSKFTSETYKELIHHHKSETSSNYCEKYTEVLTKRSKSEVISNREKDTETVPPEIVKQLKNQFQSSKTEVVGLVRKTSESKSATLINQIKTKFEGGAEGQEGKMGNVDDDSTEYTETIVESSAPGEVSMSIKKKKVKKTRKEEKENISVTPNGTVDGEYIYNVSVKNLCRSFGDLTKLEKDRNNRKNIDRTRTKSLTDVVNNSNNNHIDNVFSGVSVRTLKERFSSLGTNNSSCRFKNPNSKSSFSKFDALQKKNVLHVRSSDSTKAQEKFSNGAQIELPSNCRACGKQVFQMEQIKAEKAVWHQKCFRCTECSKQLTVDTYESNDGHLYCKPHFKALFAPKAVEEDPSPKPRKPELIIRENEPQELPPGVVRASDKPDLGLEELQSLNVKERFQHFEHFQSQHTETTDIERASGKVERSPSILSKLAKFQKHGMDIGVSNEALDGVPIEESESEEEEEGVPEGEDPDLVRARKVQKEKPFHFTGMSDVKKRWEQGDHAREERREETKQEIQNIRTRLFMGKQEKMKEAYQQAVMQSDSSANLRKNLSEEIEVCDTKSIKERFEKGEVANDRLNRDNRNEEEEVYESEISKKSRSMFLELDASASKPPQISPVTPPKLEVKKARESDTPDREIYRDPEVVRSEEYIDDSKVAQESHTASKMLNKFRQMEENLSKEPEILGPKPLKCFTPPPEPARPESRSDEEEESSEYEEEDEDETDQTGKLPEDLIEAQKAARAKQLRAKFEKWEANEIKKEQSSVNVAEEFGEEQSQVESTRVIRAKFEQMRDSSNGSPKSPRVKPNRFVEISAAITETCQSCNDKVYPLEKISIHGNIYHKSCFKCMECSCILRMDSYSYNQGLLYCTPHFKRLFITKGNYDSAFGLDQHKEKWQNAVNNMTVA, encoded by the exons atGGCCGACACAGTGAAGAAATCGCGAATAGTAAGTGACGAGGAAAAAGATCTGGAAGAGGCTTTGCTGGAAGAGTTTAACATCAGACTAAAAAATTGCATGAGCCAA GACGACCTTCAAAAGGAAGAAGAACCTCCTGGGATCGACGACACCTACGAAAACCTACCGAGAATCTCTTCTCCTCAAAAGCAGATCACAGCCACACAGAACTTTTTGCAGAATGAGGTGCAGGAAAACTACTATGACGAGCCTAAAGCGTTGCTCAGACACAACGGGCtcaatgaggagcaaatttacGAATGCATTCCCGAGAAGACTGacaatttggaccaaaactaCGTTCCAATGGTAGAGAATAAGACAGTAGATTTAAGCGCACCCCAGGAGTACGAGCAAATGGACGTGGGGAAAGAAACCGCCTCTAATCTCTACGAGAGCGTCGAGATGAGGCCTGACGAGATGAAAAAGGAGACTCCAAAGTTGAACCTGCCCACCACATGTCTTACGGACTACTCAGAGGAAAAATCTCCCGAGAAATGCTCGGCTAAAGACCGAATGTTTTTGAGTTGCGATGAAACATCCACTTTATTGTTCACTCAAACCGTCACCTCGCCAATGCTGACTCCCAGTGAAGAGAACATAGACTTCCTCAAAGGCTTTCAGAGGAACAACACAGTTTCCGATGAATCCAATATCACTCCGCCTAAAGAGGAAAAACCCCAAGATAATCCTATGGCAGAGTGCCATAATTCCGAAGAAAACTTCTACGAAAACACGGAATTCTACAAAAACACTACTCCCGAGAACATGTACGAAAACCTCATGGTAGAGACTGACAACGTAGCAGAGCCCGATGAGGGTGTTTATGAGCATTTAGAGATTTCTACTAAAGAGTCTATTTACGAAAATATCAACGAAGgctcaaacaaaaatgaaCCTACTAAAAGCTTGGACGACACCGATGACGGGAGTTTAGAAGAGTTTATCAGGAACGAGAAGGAGGTCTCTGACAGCTTTAAAGCGAATAACGAGGCTAAGACTGAAGAAGTCAGCAACCGCACAATAACAAACGAAGCGAACTCAAAATTCACAAGTGAAACTTACAAAGAACTCATCCACCACCACAAGTCTGAAACTAGTTCGAATTACTGCGAGAAGTATACTGAAGTTTTGACCAAGAGGTCCAAGAGTGAGGTGATTAGTAACAGGGAAAAGGACACGGAAACTGTTCCGCCAGAGATAGTTAAACAGCTGAAAAATCAGTTTCAGAGTAGCAAAACTGAGGTGGTGGGTTTAGTGAGGAAGACCTCAGAGAGCAAGAGTGCCACCCtcattaatcaaattaagaccaaattcgAGGGAGGGGCAGAGGGGCAGGAAGGGAAAATGGGAAATGTAGATGATGAC AGCACCGAATATACTGAGACTATAGTAGAGTCGTCCGCACCCGGCGAGGTGTCCATGtcgataaaaaagaaaaaagtgaaaaagacccgaaaagaagaaaaagagaacATATCGGTT ACCCCAAACGGAACCGTAGATGGGGAGTATATTTACAATGTTAGCGTCAAAAATTTG TGTAGATCGTTTGgcgatttaacaaaattagaaaaggaTAGGAATAACCGAAAGAACATTGATCGAACG CGCACTAAATCGCTGACGGACGTGGTCAATAATTCTAACAATAACCACATCGATAACGTATTTTCAGGAGTGTCAGTAAGGACCTTG AAAGAAAGGTTTAGCAGCCTCGGGACTAACAATAGTAGTTGCCGCTTCAAAAACCCGAATTCG aaatcGAGCTTCTCCAAGTTTGATGCGCTCCAGAAGAAGAACGTGCTACATGTCAGGTCCTCAGACTCCACTAAGGCTCAGGAGAAGTTCAGCAAT GGCGCTCAAATCGAACTCCCATCAAACTGCAGGGCTTGCGGCAAGCAAGTGTTCCAAATGGAGCAAATTAAAGCCGAGAAGGCGGTGTGGCATCAGAAGTGCTTCCGTTGTACTGAGTGCAGCAAACAATTAAC AGTAGACACTTACGAGAGCAATGATGGTCATCTGTATTGTAAGCCCCATTTCAAAGCATTATTCGCGCCTAAAGCAGTCGAAGAGGACCCTTCtc CGAAACCTAGAAAGCCCGAGCTAATAATTCGCGAGAATGAACCCCAAGAATTACCTCCTGGCGTAGTCAGAG CTAGCGACAAGCCGGATTTGGGCCTGGAAGAACTGCAAAGTCTCAACGTCAAAGAACGATTCCAGCACTTCGAGCATTTTCAATCGCAGCACACCGAAACAACCGACATTGAGAGGGCCTCAGGCAAAGTGGAGCGATCTCCCAGTATTTTGTCCAAATTGGCGAA GTTTCAGAAACACGGCATGGACATTGGGGTGTCTAACGAGGCATTAGATGGGGTCCCTATTGAGGAGTCCGAGTCggaagaggaggaggagggggTGCCTGAGGGCGAGGATCCAGATCTGGTGAG AGCGAGAAaagtacaaaaagaaaaacccTTTCATTTCACCGGAATGTCCGATGTGAAAAAAAGATGGGAGCAGGGCGACCACGCCCGAGAAGAAAGGAGAGAAGAGACTAAACAGGAGATACAGAATATTAGGACTCGGCTGTTTATG GGTAAACAGGAGAAGATGAAAGAGGCCTACCAGCAAGCGGTGATGCAGAGCGATTCAAGCGCAAATCTAAGGAAAAATCTCTCGGAGGAAATTGAGGTCTGTGATACGAAATCAATCAAGGAGAGATTTGAGAAGGGGGAGGTGGCTAACGACAGGCTTAATCGGGACAACAGGAACGAGGAGGAGGAAGTGTACGAAAGCG AAATAAGCAAAAAGTCCAGGTCAATGTTCCTAGAATTAGACGCTAGTGCGTCAAAACCACCCCAAATTTCTCCGGTGACTCCCCCAAAATTAGAAGTTAAAAAGGCCAGAGAA AGCGACACACCAGACCGTGAAATTTACCGTGATCCTGAGGTAGTGCGATCTGAAGAATATATCGATGACTCCAAAGTGGCCCAAGAGTCTCATACCGCTTCCAAAATGCTCAACAAATTCAGGCAGATGGAGGAGAATCTTTCTAAAGAGCCTGAAATTTTAG gccCCAAACCGTTGAAATGTTTCACTCCCCCCCCTGAGCCTGCAAGGCCTGAATCTCGGAGCGACGAGGAGGAGGAATCTTCAGAATATGAGGAAGAAGATGAGGACGAAACTGACCAGACTGGAAAGCTGCCTGAGGATCTTATTGAA GCGCAAAAAGCCGCCAGGGCGAAACAGTTGAGGGCTAAATTCGAGAAATGGGAGGCGAATGAAATCAAGAAGGAGCAGAGTTCTGTGAATGTAGCGGAAGAGTTTGGGGAGGAGCAGTCGCAAGTTGAGTCTACGAGGGt AATAAGAGCCAAGTTTGAACAAATGAGAGACTCAAGTAATGGGTCTCCCAAATCGCCAAGAGTGAAGCCCAATCGCTTCGTG gaaatttcGGCTGCTATAACCGAAACATGTCAGAGCTGCAACGACAAGGTCTATCCTCTGGAAAAAATATCCATTCATGGCAATATTTACCACAAGAGCTGCTTCAAGTGCATGGAATGTTCCTGCATATTAAG GATGGATTCCTACTCATACAACCAGGGTCTGCTCTATTGCACTCCCCATTTTAAGCGGCTTTTCATCACCAAAGGCAACTACGACTCGGCCTTTGGGCTCGACCAGCACAAGGAAAAATGGCAAAACGCTGTCAATAATATGACAGTGGCGTAA
- the LOC136347564 gene encoding uncharacterized protein isoform X1 translates to MADTVKKSRIVSDEEKDLEEALLEEFNIRLKNCMSQDDLQKEEEPPGIDDTYENLPRISSPQKQITATQNFLQNEVQENYYDEPKALLRHNGLNEEQIYECIPEKTDNLDQNYVPMVENKTVDLSAPQEYEQMDVGKETASNLYESVEMRPDEMKKETPKLNLPTTCLTDYSEEKSPEKCSAKDRMFLSCDETSTLLFTQTVTSPMLTPSEENIDFLKGFQRNNTVSDESNITPPKEEKPQDNPMAECHNSEENFYENTEFYKNTTPENMYENLMVETDNVAEPDEGVYEHLEISTKESIYENINEGSNKNEPTKSLDDTDDGSLEEFIRNEKEVSDSFKANNEAKTEEVSNRTITNEANSKFTSETYKELIHHHKSETSSNYCEKYTEVLTKRSKSEVISNREKDTETVPPEIVKQLKNQFQSSKTEVVGLVRKTSESKSATLINQIKTKFEGGAEGQEGKMGNVDDDSTEYTETIVESSAPGEVSMSIKKKKVKKTRKEEKENISVTPNGTVDGEYIYNVSVKNLCRSFGDLTKLEKDRNNRKNIDRTRTKSLTDVVNNSNNNHIDNVFSGVSVRTLKERFSSLGTNNSSCRFKNPNSKSSFSKFDALQKKNVLHVRSSDSTKAQEKFSNGAQIELPSNCRACGKQVFQMEQIKAEKAVWHQKCFRCTECSKQLTVDTYESNDGHLYCKPHFKALFAPKAVEEDPSPKPRKPELIIRENEPQELPPGVVRASDKPDLGLEELQSLNVKERFQHFEHFQSQHTETTDIERASGKVERSPSILSKLAKFQKHGMDIGVSNEALDGVPIEESESEEEEEGVPEGEDPDLVRARKVQKEKPFHFTGMSDVKKRWEQGDHAREERREETKQEIQNIRTRLFMGKQEKMKEAYQQAVMQSDSSANLRKNLSEEIEVCDTKSIKERFEKGEVANDRLNRDNRNEEEEVYESEISKKSRSMFLELDASASKPPQISPVTPPKLEVKKAREAYLEKTSKEDTVKSTEQVEEIEVRTAEIQERFKFFETYKEPKKEKRQFRITPPRDPSQVKSDTPDREIYRDPEVVRSEEYIDDSKVAQESHTASKMLNKFRQMEENLSKEPEILGPKPLKCFTPPPEPARPESRSDEEEESSEYEEEDEDETDQTGKLPEDLIEAQKAARAKQLRAKFEKWEANEIKKEQSSVNVAEEFGEEQSQVESTRVIRAKFEQMRDSSNGSPKSPRVKPNRFVEISAAITETCQSCNDKVYPLEKISIHGNIYHKSCFKCMECSCILRMDSYSYNQGLLYCTPHFKRLFITKGNYDSAFGLDQHKEKWQNAVNNMTVA, encoded by the exons atGGCCGACACAGTGAAGAAATCGCGAATAGTAAGTGACGAGGAAAAAGATCTGGAAGAGGCTTTGCTGGAAGAGTTTAACATCAGACTAAAAAATTGCATGAGCCAA GACGACCTTCAAAAGGAAGAAGAACCTCCTGGGATCGACGACACCTACGAAAACCTACCGAGAATCTCTTCTCCTCAAAAGCAGATCACAGCCACACAGAACTTTTTGCAGAATGAGGTGCAGGAAAACTACTATGACGAGCCTAAAGCGTTGCTCAGACACAACGGGCtcaatgaggagcaaatttacGAATGCATTCCCGAGAAGACTGacaatttggaccaaaactaCGTTCCAATGGTAGAGAATAAGACAGTAGATTTAAGCGCACCCCAGGAGTACGAGCAAATGGACGTGGGGAAAGAAACCGCCTCTAATCTCTACGAGAGCGTCGAGATGAGGCCTGACGAGATGAAAAAGGAGACTCCAAAGTTGAACCTGCCCACCACATGTCTTACGGACTACTCAGAGGAAAAATCTCCCGAGAAATGCTCGGCTAAAGACCGAATGTTTTTGAGTTGCGATGAAACATCCACTTTATTGTTCACTCAAACCGTCACCTCGCCAATGCTGACTCCCAGTGAAGAGAACATAGACTTCCTCAAAGGCTTTCAGAGGAACAACACAGTTTCCGATGAATCCAATATCACTCCGCCTAAAGAGGAAAAACCCCAAGATAATCCTATGGCAGAGTGCCATAATTCCGAAGAAAACTTCTACGAAAACACGGAATTCTACAAAAACACTACTCCCGAGAACATGTACGAAAACCTCATGGTAGAGACTGACAACGTAGCAGAGCCCGATGAGGGTGTTTATGAGCATTTAGAGATTTCTACTAAAGAGTCTATTTACGAAAATATCAACGAAGgctcaaacaaaaatgaaCCTACTAAAAGCTTGGACGACACCGATGACGGGAGTTTAGAAGAGTTTATCAGGAACGAGAAGGAGGTCTCTGACAGCTTTAAAGCGAATAACGAGGCTAAGACTGAAGAAGTCAGCAACCGCACAATAACAAACGAAGCGAACTCAAAATTCACAAGTGAAACTTACAAAGAACTCATCCACCACCACAAGTCTGAAACTAGTTCGAATTACTGCGAGAAGTATACTGAAGTTTTGACCAAGAGGTCCAAGAGTGAGGTGATTAGTAACAGGGAAAAGGACACGGAAACTGTTCCGCCAGAGATAGTTAAACAGCTGAAAAATCAGTTTCAGAGTAGCAAAACTGAGGTGGTGGGTTTAGTGAGGAAGACCTCAGAGAGCAAGAGTGCCACCCtcattaatcaaattaagaccaaattcgAGGGAGGGGCAGAGGGGCAGGAAGGGAAAATGGGAAATGTAGATGATGAC AGCACCGAATATACTGAGACTATAGTAGAGTCGTCCGCACCCGGCGAGGTGTCCATGtcgataaaaaagaaaaaagtgaaaaagacccgaaaagaagaaaaagagaacATATCGGTT ACCCCAAACGGAACCGTAGATGGGGAGTATATTTACAATGTTAGCGTCAAAAATTTG TGTAGATCGTTTGgcgatttaacaaaattagaaaaggaTAGGAATAACCGAAAGAACATTGATCGAACG CGCACTAAATCGCTGACGGACGTGGTCAATAATTCTAACAATAACCACATCGATAACGTATTTTCAGGAGTGTCAGTAAGGACCTTG AAAGAAAGGTTTAGCAGCCTCGGGACTAACAATAGTAGTTGCCGCTTCAAAAACCCGAATTCG aaatcGAGCTTCTCCAAGTTTGATGCGCTCCAGAAGAAGAACGTGCTACATGTCAGGTCCTCAGACTCCACTAAGGCTCAGGAGAAGTTCAGCAAT GGCGCTCAAATCGAACTCCCATCAAACTGCAGGGCTTGCGGCAAGCAAGTGTTCCAAATGGAGCAAATTAAAGCCGAGAAGGCGGTGTGGCATCAGAAGTGCTTCCGTTGTACTGAGTGCAGCAAACAATTAAC AGTAGACACTTACGAGAGCAATGATGGTCATCTGTATTGTAAGCCCCATTTCAAAGCATTATTCGCGCCTAAAGCAGTCGAAGAGGACCCTTCtc CGAAACCTAGAAAGCCCGAGCTAATAATTCGCGAGAATGAACCCCAAGAATTACCTCCTGGCGTAGTCAGAG CTAGCGACAAGCCGGATTTGGGCCTGGAAGAACTGCAAAGTCTCAACGTCAAAGAACGATTCCAGCACTTCGAGCATTTTCAATCGCAGCACACCGAAACAACCGACATTGAGAGGGCCTCAGGCAAAGTGGAGCGATCTCCCAGTATTTTGTCCAAATTGGCGAA GTTTCAGAAACACGGCATGGACATTGGGGTGTCTAACGAGGCATTAGATGGGGTCCCTATTGAGGAGTCCGAGTCggaagaggaggaggagggggTGCCTGAGGGCGAGGATCCAGATCTGGTGAG AGCGAGAAaagtacaaaaagaaaaacccTTTCATTTCACCGGAATGTCCGATGTGAAAAAAAGATGGGAGCAGGGCGACCACGCCCGAGAAGAAAGGAGAGAAGAGACTAAACAGGAGATACAGAATATTAGGACTCGGCTGTTTATG GGTAAACAGGAGAAGATGAAAGAGGCCTACCAGCAAGCGGTGATGCAGAGCGATTCAAGCGCAAATCTAAGGAAAAATCTCTCGGAGGAAATTGAGGTCTGTGATACGAAATCAATCAAGGAGAGATTTGAGAAGGGGGAGGTGGCTAACGACAGGCTTAATCGGGACAACAGGAACGAGGAGGAGGAAGTGTACGAAAGCG AAATAAGCAAAAAGTCCAGGTCAATGTTCCTAGAATTAGACGCTAGTGCGTCAAAACCACCCCAAATTTCTCCGGTGACTCCCCCAAAATTAGAAGTTAAAAAGGCCAGAGAA GCATACCTGGAAAAAACGAGCAAAGAAGATACCGTTAAGTCTACTGAACAGGTGGAAGAAATTGAGGTGCGAACTGCGGAGATACAGGAGCGGTTTAAATTCTTTGAAACCTACAAAGAACCCAAGAAGGAAAAGCGGCAGTTCCGGATAACCCCACCTAGAGACCCCTCTCAAGTCAAG AGCGACACACCAGACCGTGAAATTTACCGTGATCCTGAGGTAGTGCGATCTGAAGAATATATCGATGACTCCAAAGTGGCCCAAGAGTCTCATACCGCTTCCAAAATGCTCAACAAATTCAGGCAGATGGAGGAGAATCTTTCTAAAGAGCCTGAAATTTTAG gccCCAAACCGTTGAAATGTTTCACTCCCCCCCCTGAGCCTGCAAGGCCTGAATCTCGGAGCGACGAGGAGGAGGAATCTTCAGAATATGAGGAAGAAGATGAGGACGAAACTGACCAGACTGGAAAGCTGCCTGAGGATCTTATTGAA GCGCAAAAAGCCGCCAGGGCGAAACAGTTGAGGGCTAAATTCGAGAAATGGGAGGCGAATGAAATCAAGAAGGAGCAGAGTTCTGTGAATGTAGCGGAAGAGTTTGGGGAGGAGCAGTCGCAAGTTGAGTCTACGAGGGt AATAAGAGCCAAGTTTGAACAAATGAGAGACTCAAGTAATGGGTCTCCCAAATCGCCAAGAGTGAAGCCCAATCGCTTCGTG gaaatttcGGCTGCTATAACCGAAACATGTCAGAGCTGCAACGACAAGGTCTATCCTCTGGAAAAAATATCCATTCATGGCAATATTTACCACAAGAGCTGCTTCAAGTGCATGGAATGTTCCTGCATATTAAG GATGGATTCCTACTCATACAACCAGGGTCTGCTCTATTGCACTCCCCATTTTAAGCGGCTTTTCATCACCAAAGGCAACTACGACTCGGCCTTTGGGCTCGACCAGCACAAGGAAAAATGGCAAAACGCTGTCAATAATATGACAGTGGCGTAA